In one window of Tachypleus tridentatus isolate NWPU-2018 chromosome 2, ASM421037v1, whole genome shotgun sequence DNA:
- the LOC143244531 gene encoding derlin-2-like, with translation MAYHNVQHEYMQIPPVTRAYTTACVLTTLAVQLDIVSPFQLYFNPDLIIKHYQIWRLVTTFLFFGTLGFNFLFNMIFTYRYCRMLEESSFRGRTADFFFMFLFGGIVMIIIALFINLLFLGQAFTIMLVYIWSRRNPYIRMNFFGLMNFQAPFLPWVLLGFSVLLGNSVMVDLMGIAVGHLYYFLEDVFPNQDGGFQILKTPCFM, from the exons ATGGCCTACCATAATGTTCAACACGAATATATGCAGATACCTCCTGTAACCCGAGCCTATACGACTGCATGTGTTTTGACAACATTAGCGGtg caaTTGGACATTGTTTCTCCTTTTCAGCTCTATTTTAATCcagatttaataataaaacattaccag aTATGGCGACTAGTTACAACATTTCTATTTTTTGGAACATTAGGATTCAATTTCCTGTTCAACATGATATTTACATACCGTTACTGCCGAATGTTGGAAGAGAGCTCTTTCCGAGGCCGAAcagcagatttttttttcatgtttttatttggaggaaTTGTCATGATT ATAATAGCTCTCTTTATTAATCTTCTTTTCCTTGGACAAGCCTTTACAATCATGTTGGTTTACATTTGGAGTCGTCGAAATCCATACATTAGAATGAATTTCTTTGGATTGATGAACTTTCAGGCACCATTTTTACCATGGGTCTTATTAGGATTCTCAGTTTTGCTTGGAAATTCAGTGATGGTGGATTTAATGG GAATAGCAGTTGGACATCTTTATTATTTCCTAGAAGATGTTTTTCCAAACCAAGATGGTGGCTTTCAGATACTAAAAACTCCATGTTTTATGTAA